ttccgaattttttcttattaaattattaaaaactcgccagaaagatccaactcaattttaataattaccattttaataattgcatatgtgcacatcgaaaagttactcgtcatctgatgtgcaatttttcattcgtgaagtcgagaattgcgtttaaagcagccatctgTGGTTCAAtatgtctggcgcttttcgatcgtttgcaccaaacccgtaatTCTTATGTGATAGTTAGGAGTTCTAATCTCGGTGCAACATAAAgccaatatttcattttttaaaacgaataaataaatattaaattatttcatattcacTTGTATTAACTTCGTTCTATTTAAAAAgcagattacctaaacagaatctgctttaggtcatcgactttagagagtctttaattaatattatgtattagatgtattatgaacatttataagaattgtaaatgggtttttgagctctttttcctattacgctgtacatattaacattagaataatataatactatgattactaacaaaataaaattaaaattgtaaaatagaaaatgaccagtagatcagtagctactaataaaatagatataagatgtattatgaacataatttagtaataataaaaagcatttaataaaggttgtggctatttgcagatactatatctgcgacaggtgcaaagccttctgcgcatgcgcgtgaacttataatctgattataatttcttgcatttaatgtatgctagacttgtataatcaatcgttcattattttaatcttatatgtttaatcaatcgttcatactatgtcactttacgagttcgaactaaattttaagaggtttaaaacaaaattttaacagtaaacacgctgacagtgacagtccACGCGCaagcgcagaaggctttgcgcctgtcgcagatatagtacctgcaaatagccaataatttgcagatatagtacctgcaaatagccacaaccttcaaaaaatcaaaaaatttaaaaagcagTGCCCTCAAATAACATTAATAAACAGAGGATTTAATAAACTtatgtgtaataaatttatcatttcaGGTTGAAAGTTTCTGCGCTACATACAACGCAGATGTCTTCGTTGTAGTTTATTCTGTAGAAGATAGGCTTTCTTTGAAAGCGGCGGAGGAAATTCTGCTTTATTTATGGAAGGGCGAGTATATGCTCACTAGGGGTGTTATCCTTGTCGCCAACAAGGCAGATCTGGAACGCAAAAGAGAAGTGCCCATGGTTGGTAAGTGTAAACGCAGTGGAAAATCAAacaatctattatatatattaatgaatgcagattaaattgtatgaatttaatttacAGTGGGAAGGAGATTGGCGAATAACTACGGTTGCAAATTTATCGAAGCCTCCAGTGGCATAGCACACAATGTCGATGAGCTGCTTGTAGGTATTTTAGCTCAAGTTCAATTGAACCCGCAAAGAGCTTCGTCCAGGAGATCGAAAAATAAAAGAGGATTAGGAAGTGGTGTGCGTCTGCCGACGGCTCCTAGACTTTTAGCACGTTTGCTAGGGATTAGGCGTCGGGCTAaatcatgtgaaaatttatttattatctaaaaatatattaaagcttAGCATTTGTTGATAATAATCTAGCCAAATTGTAAGTTtccaatgtaaattttaaataggttgtGGCCATTAgaaggtactatatctgcgacaggcgcaaagccttctgcgcatgcgcgtgaacttataatctgATTATAATTTCTTGCATTTAATGTacgctagacttgtttaatcaatcgttcattatacacgaggcaaataaattttgcactttattataatagatttacatcatttagctagttcgcggcttgaacttgtatgtaggtattaaggtctgttcatacctagtcagcacgtaccgacttcagcaggtatccgtccgtacgaaaagtattctttggtacattttgtatgggtatattcataccaaccgtcacgtttacgccacggcaggcttacagcagtacccgacacttcctgttcataccttacagcaacatccgtcagcgtatcgtatccgtttttttggccatcgtggaaatatacacgcgaattacgtgccatgagtctgccgctttgctgttttggaccaatgaTCGATAGttacagttgacagctgttcaatctttcgacatggttttggcgcaaatattttaaaattattttaatttttttacggaaatatttaaaaaaaatttgtccatcatccacaagctccttatacagtgtccaaaactctccatcggtttttctattttttaacatgggatgcacatcaaaacgcctccgtgcttttttattgccttcttgagcttcttcttccaacaacagcgcgattatacataatttttcgttcgataaacgtcgaaacatttttgctgacttgtattctgacgcgtagctacgaatgcacgtgtatgcattcatattgtacgtaagtactcgacaatacgacgtaagcagtattgcgccgtatcgtcatggcctctaatgtataagtaagccgattttgccttgcacttggccaaattgctgtaaacgtgacgtgaccgcgacgtgtaggtagatatgaatagaaatgtaataaaatgacatatttgaaacggagtcgtgcagtgctgaagccgtgcagtgctgttaagtatgaacagacctttatacgttgtatatgattaataatattaacttatttggattatattttttactctacgtcactttacgagttcgaactaaattttaagtggtttaaaacaaaatgttaacagtaaacacgccgACAGTTACAGTTCACGCgtatgcgcagaaggctttgcgcctgtcgcagatatagtacctgcaaatagccaatagcttgcagatatagtacctgcaaatagcctcaaccatttaaatattgtattattatacatacaaacatctgTGACGACCAAAGTAGTGAGTTTTTTCTAGTCTTAAGGCCTACAGTAAT
This genomic interval from Arctopsyche grandis isolate Sample6627 chromosome 8, ASM5162203v2, whole genome shotgun sequence contains the following:
- the LOC143915949 gene encoding ras-related protein Rap-2a-like, whose protein sequence is MNRLSSLLNIEKGNLTYKRNQFVSLRFSLILLKIVNVDARTFESPLKGTESQNNTAQTAQGPYRVAMLGASGVGKTALTCQFTTSEYICAYDASLDEEYGQKNVSVLLDGQETELEIIDHPASEMSVESFCATYNADVFVVVYSVEDRLSLKAAEEILLYLWKGEYMLTRGVILVANKADLERKREVPMVVGRRLANNYGCKFIEASSGIAHNVDELLVGILAQVQLNPQRASSRRSKNKRGLGSGVRLPTAPRLLARLLGIRRRAKSCENLFII